The following are from one region of the Carnobacterium gallinarum DSM 4847 genome:
- a CDS encoding DUF1801 domain-containing protein, producing the protein MNSEVTTYINNLDKPWKVTLTNELRELVHENIPDIEEKIQYKKPHFLKNGHYAAVISPSKDAIAFMIMNTEKIEFPKEFSGPKERKWIKITEGQTVDFEMLKSFLLEATKDL; encoded by the coding sequence ATGAACTCAGAGGTGACGACTTATATTAATAATTTGGACAAACCTTGGAAAGTTACATTGACAAATGAACTAAGAGAGCTTGTGCATGAAAATATACCTGATATAGAAGAAAAAATTCAATACAAGAAACCACACTTTTTAAAAAATGGTCACTACGCAGCGGTTATCTCACCAAGCAAAGATGCCATTGCTTTTATGATTATGAATACTGAAAAAATTGAATTTCCTAAAGAGTTTTCAGGACCTAAAGAACGAAAATGGATCAAAATAACGGAAGGTCAAACAGTTGATTTTGAAATGTTAAAAAGTTTTTTATTAGAAGCCACAAAAGATTTATAA
- a CDS encoding post-transcriptional regulator, whose product MQQKKPIISYERIEPWLALKVKEFAKLGYPYISEDDLWNFLISFRWKRATPDHYYQQIKQIVTLTPNDYLDFASLQAQIYQVESLEEMDLDGLL is encoded by the coding sequence TTGCAACAGAAAAAACCAATTATATCCTATGAACGCATCGAACCTTGGCTAGCTTTAAAAGTTAAAGAGTTTGCTAAATTGGGATATCCTTATATATCAGAGGATGATTTGTGGAATTTTCTAATTAGTTTTCGCTGGAAGCGGGCTACTCCAGACCACTATTATCAGCAAATTAAACAAATTGTCACTCTCACTCCAAATGATTATTTGGATTTTGCTTCATTGCAAGCACAAATTTATCAAGTAGAATCCTTAGAAGAGATGGATTTAGACGGACTTTTATAA